In one Rutidosis leptorrhynchoides isolate AG116_Rl617_1_P2 chromosome 8, CSIRO_AGI_Rlap_v1, whole genome shotgun sequence genomic region, the following are encoded:
- the LOC139862543 gene encoding probable glycosyltransferase At5g20260 — MAFFSSIIFLISLLTFAGDVLSDHPTTTTLYLSPPTTFFSNYNNMLNSFKIFIYPPSLTTTTTNLFTTPQQSQFYKSLLTSPFITQDPNQAHLFFIPFPSSTTTRSLARFIKTIRLAFPFWNRTLGADHFYLSAAGVDSSSDRNIVELKKNSIQISNFPTTSGLFIPHKDITLPPPPFNATSALTKTVSKRIPLRLVKEIENDNEFKVELINNEKVIKFIKNGKFCISVYGYEMTWMVEAMTSECVPVVITDRPIQDLPMMDVIKWDEVAVFVGSSGDVEGLKRVLNGIEKSRYETMVKSGVVAAQHLVWNAEPQAWDAFNMIVYQLWLRRHTIRYARWVQR; from the coding sequence ATGGCTTTCTTTTCTTCCATTATCTTCCTCATTTCTTTACTCACTTTCGCCGGAGATGTCCTCTCCGAccaccccaccaccaccaccctctaCCTCTCACCACCCACCACCTTCTTCTCCAACTACAACAACATGCTCAACTCTTTCAAAATCTTCATCTACCCACCATCcttaaccaccaccaccaccaatctcTTCACCACCCCGCAACAATCCCAGTTCTACAAATCACTCCTCACAAGCCCATTCATCACCCAAGACCCAAACCAGGCCCACCTTTTCTTCATCCCTTTTCCTTCCTCCACCACCACGCGCTCCCTCGCGCGTTTCATCAAAACCATCCGTCTCGCTTTCCCCTTCTGGAACCGCACACTCGGCGCCGATCACTTTTACCTTTCAGCAGCCGGCGTTGACTCTTCCTCTGACCGTAACATCGTTGAATTAAAGAAAAACTCCATCCAGATTTCAAATTTTCCAACAACTTCCGGTCTTTTCATCCCACATAAAGACATAACACTTCCTCCGCCTCCGTTCAACGCCACGTCAGCGTTGACCAAGACCGTGTCAAAACGAATTCCGTTACGTTTAGTTAAAGAAATTGAGAATGATAATGAGTTTAAGGTTGAACTGATTAACAACGAAAAGGTGATCAAGTTTATTAAAAACGGTAAGTTTTGTATATCTGTTTACGGTTACGAGATGACGTGGATGGTGGAAGCGATGACGTCAGAGTGTGTGCCAGTGGTGATTACTGACCGTCCGATTCAAGATCTGCCGATGATGGATGTTATTAAGTGGGATGAGGTGGCGGTGTTTGTGGGGTCCAGTGGTGATGTGGAAGGTTTAAAACGGGTGTTGAACGGAATTGAGAAAAGTAGGTATGAGACGATGGTGAAATCTGGTGTGGTGGCGGCACAGCATTTAGTGTGGAATGCGGAACCACAGGCGTGGGATGCGTTTAATATGATTGTTTATCAATTGTGGCTCAGACGGCATACGATTAGATATGCGAGATGGGTTCAAcgctaa